In Panulirus ornatus isolate Po-2019 chromosome 40, ASM3632096v1, whole genome shotgun sequence, a single window of DNA contains:
- the LOC139761364 gene encoding uncharacterized protein, whose translation MWMMMKTTTTFLLLLVVTLVAGQKSLVDFTKEELQQNINDDTFMPELVSCVRCEIADCRPLSLAIMRDMHLVVEGCLTCSDQQKQLVNNFLPVVESKYPNEYDFLRTTLTSSVSC comes from the exons gtggatgatgatgaagacgaccacgaccttcctcctgctgctggtggtgaccttGGTGGCCGGCCAGAAGAGCCTGGTGGACTTCACCAAGGAGGAGCTGCAGCAGAACATCAACGACGACACCTTCATGCCGGAGCTGGTCAGCTGCGTCCGCTGCGAGATCGCCGACTGTCGCCCGCTCAGCTTGGCCATCATGA GGGATATGCACCTTGTTGTAGAGGGTTGCCTCACGTGCTCGGACCAGCAGAAGCAGTTGGTGAACAACTTCTTGCCCGTTGTCGAATCGAAATACCCAAATGAATACGATTTCCTTCGAACTACATTGACGAGCTCGGTGTCGTGTTAA